The Pseudomonas sp. IB20 region CTGCCCGGCCCTTACCTGAACTGGTTTGCCCGTGAAGGTTTCCCCCACGGCGAACTGGGCGGGTTGCTGGCACTGATGCAGGAAATCGACCACAACGGCCTGTCCGAACTGCTGGAACCTCTACGGGCAAAACACGGCAAACCCGCCCCCCGTCAT contains the following coding sequences:
- a CDS encoding DUF3820 family protein, with product MNPEKLELLITREMPFGKYKGRIIADLPGPYLNWFAREGFPHGELGGLLALMQEIDHNGLSELLEPLRAKHGKPAPRH